One region of Triticum aestivum cultivar Chinese Spring chromosome 6B, IWGSC CS RefSeq v2.1, whole genome shotgun sequence genomic DNA includes:
- the LOC123138373 gene encoding replication factor C subunit 3 — translation MAGATAAAPMDIDRAAAPPAFKGKAPVSAAAAVKSSPWVEKYRPQSLADVAAHRDIVDTIDRLTDENRLPHLLLYGPPGTGKTSTILAVARKIYGAQYGNMILELNASDERGIGVVRQQIQDFASAHSLSFGAKPAVKLVLLDEADAMTKDAQFALRRVIEKYTRSTRFALICNHVNKIIPALQSRCTRFRFAPLDGSHVTERLRHIIKSEGLDVDEGGLTALVRLSNGDMRKSLNILQSTHMASQQITEEAVYLCTGNPMPKDIEQIAFWLLNEPFSTSFKHIADMKMRKGLALIDIIREVTMFVFKIKMPSNVRVKLINDLADIEYRLTFACNDKLQLGALISTFTTARTAMVAAAD, via the exons ATGGcgggcgccaccgccgccgctccgaTGGACATCGACCGCGCTGCCGCGCCCCCGGCCTTCAAGGGCAAGGCGccggtctccgccgccgccgccgtcaagtCCTCGCCCTGGGTCGAGAAGTACCGGCCCCAGTCCCTCGCCGACGTCGCCGCCCACCGCGACATCGTCGACACCA TTGATAGGCTTACAGATGAGAATAGGCTTCCCCATCTGTTGCTCTACGGTCCACCTGGCACTGGGAAAACATCGACAATACTAGCTGTCGCGAGGAAGATATATGGCGCACAGTATGGCAACATGATTCTGGAGCTCAATGCATCAGATGAACGTGGAATTGGTGTTGTAAGGCAGCAGATACAAGACTTTGCTAGTGCACACAGCCTCTCTTTTGG AGCAAAGCCTGCTGTTAAGTTGGTCCTCTTGGATGAAGCAGATGCCATGACCAAGGATGCACAATTTGCATTGCGAAGAG TCATTGAGAAGTATACAAGGAGCACAAGGTTTGCACTCATATGCAATCATGTGAACAAAATCATCCCAGCACTGCAATCAAGGTGCACTAGGTTTAGGTTTGCTCCACTTGATGGCTCTCATGTTACTGAGCGTCTTCGACATATAATAAAATCTGAGGG GCTTGATGTAGATGAGGGTGGCTTGACTGCCCTTGTGCGGTTAAGTAATGGTGACATGAGGAAGTCTTTGAATATATTGCAG TCAACACACATGGCATCCCAGCAAATAACAGAAGAGGCTGTCTACCTTTGCACGGGAAACCCCATGCCTAAAGATATTGAGCAGATAGCGTTTTGGTTACTAAATGAACCATTTTCAACCAGCTTCAAAC ATATAGCTGATATGAAGATGAGAAAAGGTCTGGCCTTGATTGATATCATACGGGAGGTCACTAT GTTTGTGTTCAAAATAAAAATGCCATCCAATGTACGAGTAAAGTTGATTAATGATTTGGCAGATATTGA GTATCGGCTTACCTTTGCCTGCAACGACAAACTGCAGCTTGGGGCATTGATCTCGACTTTCACGACTGCTCGTACGGCTATGGTTGCTGCTGCCGACTAA
- the LOC123138374 gene encoding putative 12-oxophytodienoate reductase 11, which translates to MSNAASTTPLLAHYKMGKFDLSHRVVLAPLTRERSFGNVPQPHAILYYQQRATKGGLLIAEATGVSDTAQGYKDTPGIWTKKQVEAWKPIVDGVHAKGGIFFCQIWHVGRVSNHSFQPNGQAPISSTDKPIKPATRADGIGLAKVSTPRRLTTDEIPLVIDDFRVAARNAIEAGFDGVEIHGAHGYLIDQFLKDQVNDRTDKYGGSLENRCRFALEVVQAVADEIGADKVGIRLSPFASYSDASDSNPEALGLYMAQVLNKLGILYCHMVEPRMVNIGEKLETPHSLRAMRDAFKGTFIVAGGYGRDDGDKAIADGYADLVAYGRLFLSNPDLPRRFEIDGPLNKYNRDTFYLSDPVIGYTDYPFLPSDI; encoded by the exons ATGAGCAACGCAGCTAGCACAACCCCCCTCCTCGCCCACTACAAGATGGGGAAATTTGATCTTTCTCACAG GGTGGTTCTTGCGCCGCTCACAAGGGAGCGGTCGTTCGGAAACGTTCCTCAGCCCCATGCCATACTGTATTATCAGCAGAGAGCAACCAAAGGAGGCCTTTTGATTGCTGAGGCCACCGGAGTTTCAGACACTGCTCAAGGGTACAAAGATACTCCTGGCATCTGGACCAAGAAGCAGGTAGAAGCATGGAAGCCGATCGTCGATGGGGTTCATGCCAAAGGAGGAATATTTTTCTGTCAGATTTGGCATGTAGGAAGAGTCTCCAATCATA GTTTTCAGCCTAATGGGCAGGCTCCAATTTCAAGCACCGATAAGCCAATCAAACCTGCAACGAGAGCCGATGGCATTGGATTGGCTAAAGTCTCAACTCCTAGGCGACTAACGACTGATGAAATCCCGTTGGTCATCGATGATTTCAGGGTCGCTGCTAGAAATGCAATTGAAGCCG GATTTGATGGCGTCGAAATCCACGGAGCTCATGGTTATTTGATCGACCAGTTCCTGAAGGACCAAGTCAACGATCGCACCGACAAATACGGTGGGAGCTTAGAGAACCGTTGCCGCTTTGCGCTAGAAGTAGTCCAGGCCGTAGCTGATGAGATTGGAGCTGATAAGGTCGGCATAAGGCTTTCACCCTTTGCAAGTTACTCGGATGCATCAGACTCAAACCCAGAAGCTCTGGGCCTATACATGGCACAGGTGCTGAACAAGCTTGGGATCCTCTACTGCCACATGGTGGAACCACGGATGGTGAATATTGGAGAAAAGCTTGAGACCCCGCACAGCCTTCGCGCCATGAGGGATGCTTTCAAGGGAACATTCATCGTGGCTGGTGGATATGGTAGGGATGATGGAGATAAAGCGATCGCCGATGGCTATGCTGATTTGGTTGCATATGGGCGCTTGTTTCTGTCCAATCCAGACTTGCCCCGGAGGTTTGAGATAGATGGTCCTCTCAACAAGTACAACAGAGATACTTTCTACCTCTCTGATCCAGTTATTGGATACACTGACTACCCATTTCTACCATCCGATATCTGA